The sequence GTCCTCCTTTTCCACTACTTTCTTGCCCAAACCACCTGAGGAATCAACAATTCCAACTTCACCGGACAAACCACTCCAATTCCTTCCCCGGACAGAGGACAACCCCTGCGCTGACGGTGGGCCCCCTTCTTCAACTACGAGTTCAACGGAGTTTAATAAATCGGCGTCGGCTCTAGATGAGGTTGAGGATGAGGTTATCGAATTAGTGACCgtcaaagaagaagagatcacggATGATCAtgaggtggaggaggaggtTACTGGAGTTAGTACTGTTGATTCTTACGGTTTTGGTACTAAAACGTTGTCGTCTTCGTCTTCGTCTTCTTCAGTGCATTTTCCTAAACCAATTGAGGGTTTACATGAAACCTGTCCACCGCCGTTTCTAAAGAAGACGTTCGAGATGGTGGAGGATCCGGAGACCAATTCAATTGTGTCGTGGAACGAAAATGGCAATAGTTTTGTAGTCTGGGATGCCTATGAATTTTCCAAGCAATTACTTCCTAAATATTTCAAGCATTCTAATTTCTCCAGCTTCATTCGTCAGCTCAATACCTATGTGAGTTCTCTATTTCCGATTGTTTTTCCGCTTTTAATCCAATTTATATAACTGCCTCCGTTTGATTTTCATCTTTATTTCCAATTTATATAACTGCCGGCATCAGAAGTTGCTTTCTATGTGTTTGATAATATGTTTGAATGGTCTGGACTTCGTTTCTTATGGTGCATAAATGGTTTCAGGGTTTTAAAAAGATGGATCCAGATAGATGGGAGTTCGCAAATGAGGGGTTTCGCAGGGGGAAGAGGCATTTGCTGAAGAACATTAAGAGAAGAAGTAGGTACAACAAACAGCAACAAGGAGCAGGAAATGTTTATGGTTGTGATTCAGCAAATCCTAATTTGGAAGCagaaattaaaaatttgaagGATGATCAAGATCTATTGAGGGTTGAAATCAGCAACCTGAGGCTGCAACAGGAAGAATCAGAGAATCAAATCAGCAGTGTTGAAGAAAGAATTCGATTTGCACACTCTAAGCAATTACAGGTGGTACTCTTCCTCATCAAAGCAGCCGAAAACCGGAGCTTTATTCACAATCTACTTGGGAGAATAAAGCAGAAGAAAGAAGTGAATGAGGGTGAGTTTTGCAAGAAAAGAAAGCTGCTTCAAGTTCCTGAAACTTCACCTGCTAGCCATAGCCAAAGTGTGAATTCCAGAAATCAAGCTCAGGAACAACTAGCCACAATGCAAACTCAACTTACTGAATTACTAGGAGACGAAACAGAGCAAAACAAAACTAGTCCAAAACTGTTTGAAACTCCTTTGAGCAATGAGTTTTGCAGTCCAATTCAAGATCAAAAAACCAATATGATGTGTAATACAAATGATGAAGAATCTGTTTATCATCTAATGTCAGAGGAGCTATTAGATGGAGTAGTTCTTCAAAATGGGGTTGATGAAGAACTAGATGTGAATGACTCAAAATTTTACCTTGAATTGGAGGATTTGTTAGGAAAGCCTAGAACTTGGGGTGGATATGCAACTGAACTTGCCGGTTGTATCTGATAACTTACCTAATGGTATGTTTTAGTGAATAATTTACAGTCAATTGTTGCATAAGTTTACCATGTTCATATGCGAGGTTCCATTGATGCAGGTTTTGTAGAGTTATTGCAGAAAAGGAAGTAGAGAAATGGAATTCCACCTTCCACTTTAAGTACTAACTTCATTGGAGATGGATGGTTCTTCAAATATTCTGCACATAATCTCTGTTTGTTTCTTTCTGTTTTAGTCATCAACATAGGGTTTTCTGTACTGTAAAAAAATTTGTCACAGCACCCAGATACTGTAGTTTTGCATGAAGGTCCCTTTTTGTATCACGATTCTGTGTTTTTGTATATACAGAAATGCACTTGAGGGTGAATTAATGGATTTTGCTGATCATGGGGTGAGATTATTTTATACAATGTTTATTTTATACAATTAACATtgtattaaatgtatatatgattCAAGTAAGGAAAagctctgcctctgcctcttcAAGTATAATAATGAAATGATCAGTAATTAATAACAATTGAAAATAGATCAACAACTTGTATTAGGGGGTACAACGAGTATGTTTGGTTGTTTCTTTAtgtttcttttctctctttatTTCAGGACCTAAAACGAGTTTAGGTGTTTAAACAGTGATTTTCTGTTTGATTTTTACACCTAAAAAGTAATAGTTAAAATAAACAGCTTTTTAGAATATCTTAAAGAGTTgttttaaaaattttgatttttaggaGGTTGGAggttttttaagaattttttttattgtgtgGCGTTACACAGTCAGGATTGTGCCATATGGCTATTGTGTGGCGTCATACAGCCATATGGCACAATGCTGAACTCCATAAGGATCATGCCATATCCTACAGGATAGGATTGTGCAAGATTGTAGGATAGGATTGTGCAAGATTGTCCTATCTGTTACAGATAGGATTATCTTACATGGATTGTGTAAGATTGTGTTATGTATTACGGAATGCCATATGGATTGTGCCATGTGCTACAGAATGCCATATGGCTATTTTTGTATGGGGTCATACAACGTAATCTTATAATGTTAAACACATTCTTAAAATCTCTTTCACACAAGGTGTTGGTTCGGTTGTTAGAAACACCTTAGTTTTTTATAAAATCTCCTCTAAGAAGTTCTTAGTCCGATTTTTTAAGAGTGTTTTTTAAGAGGATGTTTGCTATCCGAATAATAGCATTGCTGTTTTAGAAATAGGATACCTTCAATTTTAAGCTAACATAGAATTCAAAAAGGGACCGTCGCGCCGGACTTCCTTGAAGCTACTTTTTTTTCGACTTCCTTGaagctacttttttttttttgaggtcTCGGATGCGaaacaaagaaaacaaaacaaaaaaaatccttTAGTTTAGGAATTATGATGAAAATGAGTTTCCTTATAttgtaaaaaatagaaaaaaaaaaggaagcgAAGAGTAGAAGGGtgaaagtttttgaattttatttgtGATTATGGTTGGCGGACGTATAATAGGATTAATGAGTTGAATAAAGAAGAACAATATGCAGATGGAGTAATGCCACGTgttggaaaagaaaaagaaataatatttgAATAGTTGAAGGAAGGAAGGAGAGGTGGGTCTTGTGGTGTGATAAAGAAATGGGCATAATAAAGATAAAAGACCATTATGGAGGCCCAACTCAAATCCATCATTAGGGGATGGTGATGGATGCATGTTTACTACATGTCTAATCATATACTATCTCTATTctgtataaaattatattattagtttTATGAGTATCCggtattatataatattatccATATTTTGTGTAAAAAGTATGGAGACGAGAAtagaatctatatataatataaaacagtatgatggagctgaggtgccacttttttcttttttattgataaaaatataatataatatattaattttaattatattattatatttatctataaaaagattattttattcgtactatatctaagagttctacagaatttaaattaattcctaaaatctctctaattctctgcatatctatatctatatataatataaaacagtaatgatggagctgaggtgtcacttcctcattttttactgataaaatatataatataatatataatgtaTTAATCATAatgatattattataattatctataaaaagattagtttatccgtactatatctaagagttctacagaatttaaattaatccctaaaatctctctaattctctgcatatctatatataatataaaacagtaacgatagagctgatgtgtcacttcctccttttttactgataaaatatataatataatatataatgtattaatcataattatattattataattatctataaaaagattagtttatccgtactatatctaagagttctacagaatttaaattaatccttaaaatctctctaattctctgcatatctatatataatataaaacagtaacgatggagctgaggtgtcacttcctccctttttactgataaaaaatataatataatatattaattttaattatattattatatttatctataaaaagattattttatccgtactttATCTAAgggttctacataatttaaattaatccctaaaatctctctaattctctgaatatctatatataatataaaacagtaatgatggagctgatgtgtcacttcctccttttttagtgataaaaaatataatataatatataatgtattaatcataattatattattataattatctataaaaatattagtttatccgtaccatatctaagagttctacaaaatttaaattaatccctaaaatctctctaattctctgcatatctatatataatataaaacagtaacgatggagctgaggtgtcacttccttattttttactgataaaaaatataatataatataatataatatataatatattaattttaattatattattatatttatctataaaaagattattttatccgtactatatctaagagttctacagaatttaaattaatctctaaaatctctctaattctctgcatatctatatataatataaaacagtaacgatggagctgaggtgtcacttccttattttttactgataaaaaatataatataatatata comes from Euphorbia lathyris chromosome 8, ddEupLath1.1, whole genome shotgun sequence and encodes:
- the LOC136203150 gene encoding heat stress transcription factor A-7a-like → MVAPLDTTSSADGGNVSPSSFSTTFLPKPPEESTIPTSPDKPLQFLPRTEDNPCADGGPPSSTTSSTEFNKSASALDEVEDEVIELVTVKEEEITDDHEVEEEVTGVSTVDSYGFGTKTLSSSSSSSSVHFPKPIEGLHETCPPPFLKKTFEMVEDPETNSIVSWNENGNSFVVWDAYEFSKQLLPKYFKHSNFSSFIRQLNTYGFKKMDPDRWEFANEGFRRGKRHLLKNIKRRSRYNKQQQGAGNVYGCDSANPNLEAEIKNLKDDQDLLRVEISNLRLQQEESENQISSVEERIRFAHSKQLQVVLFLIKAAENRSFIHNLLGRIKQKKEVNEGEFCKKRKLLQVPETSPASHSQSVNSRNQAQEQLATMQTQLTELLGDETEQNKTSPKLFETPLSNEFCSPIQDQKTNMMCNTNDEESVYHLMSEELLDGVVLQNGVDEELDVNDSKFYLELEDLLGKPRTWGGYATELAGCI